Proteins encoded within one genomic window of Micromonospora halotolerans:
- a CDS encoding GntR family transcriptional regulator, whose translation MFVFRLDTHSGVPPYLQLVQQVRQAVLLGFLQPGDRLPLIREVVEDLAINPNTVAKAYRQMEQENLVTGRPGQGTFVNEQQSAAMSASTYTSLRRGLATWLRRAYAAGLDEQAVNALFTSVHQQTRNEDVA comes from the coding sequence GTGTTCGTCTTCCGGCTCGACACCCACTCCGGCGTGCCGCCGTACCTGCAACTCGTCCAGCAGGTCCGCCAGGCGGTGCTGCTGGGCTTTCTCCAACCCGGTGACCGCCTCCCGCTCATCCGGGAGGTGGTCGAGGACCTGGCGATCAATCCGAACACCGTCGCCAAGGCGTACCGGCAGATGGAGCAGGAGAACCTGGTCACCGGCCGGCCCGGCCAGGGCACGTTCGTCAATGAACAGCAGTCGGCCGCGATGTCGGCATCGACGTACACGTCGCTGCGCCGCGGCCTGGCGACCTGGTTGCGCCGCGCCTACGCGGCCGGCCTCGACGAGCAGGCGGTCAACGCGCTCTTTACTTCCGTCCACCAGCAGACGAGGAATGAGGACGTGGCGTGA
- a CDS encoding ABC transporter ATP-binding protein: MTGNEFALRTDGVGKRYRRGWALRDCTLALPAGGVIALVGPNGAGKTTLLRLVVGLLAPSTGTVEVLGHDVTASTPQTLSRVGFLAQDHPLYKRFTVAEMLRFGRACNLRFDQGLAERRLAKLGIPLDRRAGTLSGGQQAQVALALALAKRPDLLVLDEPVASLDPLARHEFLQVLMGAVAEGGVTVLFSSHVVHELERVCDHLVVLNHGRVTLTGDIDTLLAEHRLLVGPRTATDLDRAGAVVEAVHSDRHTTLLVRDGAIPAAPGWQAQPVALEDLVLAYLRRPSEPSAAVTSGVAA, from the coding sequence GTGACAGGGAACGAGTTCGCGCTGCGCACCGACGGTGTGGGCAAGCGGTACCGGAGGGGCTGGGCGCTGCGCGACTGCACCCTGGCCCTGCCGGCGGGCGGCGTGATCGCCCTCGTCGGGCCGAACGGCGCGGGAAAGACCACGCTGCTGCGCCTGGTCGTCGGGTTGCTGGCACCGAGCACCGGCACGGTGGAGGTCCTCGGCCACGACGTCACCGCCAGCACCCCGCAAACTCTGTCCCGGGTCGGGTTCCTGGCCCAGGACCACCCGCTGTACAAGCGCTTCACCGTCGCCGAGATGCTCCGCTTCGGCCGGGCCTGCAACCTGCGGTTCGACCAGGGGCTGGCCGAGCGCCGCCTGGCGAAGCTGGGCATCCCGCTCGACCGCAGGGCCGGTACGCTCTCCGGCGGTCAGCAGGCCCAGGTCGCGCTGGCTCTGGCCCTGGCGAAGCGGCCGGACCTGCTTGTCCTCGACGAGCCGGTGGCCAGCCTCGACCCGCTGGCCCGGCACGAGTTCCTGCAGGTCCTCATGGGCGCGGTGGCCGAAGGCGGGGTGACCGTCCTGTTCTCCTCCCACGTCGTGCACGAGCTGGAGCGCGTCTGCGACCACCTGGTCGTGCTCAACCACGGCCGGGTCACGCTCACCGGTGACATCGACACCCTCCTCGCCGAGCACCGGCTGCTCGTCGGCCCGCGCACGGCCACCGACCTCGACCGGGCCGGCGCCGTCGTGGAGGCCGTCCACAGCGACCGGCACACGACCCTGCTGGTACGCGACGGCGCGATCCCGGCCGCGCCTGGGTGGCAGGCCCAGCCGGTCGCGCTGGAGGACCTGGTGCTGGCGTACCTGCGCCGGCCGTCCGAGCCGAGCGCCGCGGTCACGTCGGGGGTGGCGGCATGA